Part of the Henckelia pumila isolate YLH828 chromosome 2, ASM3356847v2, whole genome shotgun sequence genome is shown below.
CGAATTGTACATAAATGTGGTActgatggaaaaaaaaaaaatttgaaatagaaAGAGCTAGATTGGTTTTCCTAAATTAATATACGTACATAATATTCATTTGTAAGCAAGTGTTTGTAATTAATTGGTGCAAATAATTAAAAGGCGGCGACTAATTAATTACaactaatatttatatatatatccaagTACCCACGTGCATATTAATTAGTTATAATTAGcttgatatatatttaatatcttCAATAAACATGAAAAAAACATTTTATTCATCGTACCCTTCCGGACAAATAAaacataaacaacaaaatcacctacAAAAACAGCAAAACATTGAATGATTAATAATTGACAACAAGTTTCccttattataatttatatattaattaattatcaagtGCACTTAGGCATATCACGAGGTGGTGGAGCCATCCGAGCTTTTCCGCCTTTGCCATTCTTGATGATGAATGTCATTCCCATTCCCCAGCTTACATGCCTCTCAAAGTGGCAGTGCATGAACCAAACTCCTGCATTAAAAATGAAATGATTAaacaatattataattatatataaatactcTCTCAAATTAAAGTTGAAGAAGTACCTGGATTGTTTGCCTTGAATCGTATCgcggtccaaccatttctcggAACCGCGATTGTCTCCATCAAAGGAGGGTCTTTGAGGTTGTAGTTCTTGGGATGTATGTCTGGGTTGAAGTTTCCTAAGTCGGACCCGACAACATAGAAACTATGCCCGTGTAAGTGCATAGGATGATCAATCCCTCCCACGATATTAGTCCCTTGGAACACGAGTTCCACATTAGTGTTATGTTCAAGAACAAGCACGCGAGTTCCGTTCTGAGGATCGGTTAGGTTAGATGTAATCTCCCCGGTGTAATTGAACTTATACAAGGGCGATTCAGGGAAGTCTTTTGTGTAAACTCCTGGTATTTTGTAGTAATAAGCATTAAGAATCGATGTGTGCGGCAGCAACAACGTTATATTGTTCACACTTGCCAGAAGCCGGTCTCCTTCGGACCTGACGCATGATGTACTACTGTTGCTGCTGCAGTTGCGTGTGTTCACCGAAAGGGTGAAGAATAAACTTTTGTCGACGGTTTGAGGAACGTCGACCGGGTGTTTTTTGTCGGCCAAGCTTTTGAGCTGGTTTGTGAAAGCCACCGCTGCACCGGTGTCGTTGAATTCGAAGAAGTCGGGGACGGTCAGATTCGTCGGAGGGGTGTAGTTTCCCGCGTATTCTATGATACCTGTGGGGATGCCCCTGTCGAAAATTCCCGAACTGGCATAAACTCGGGAAGCCATGTAATAGTGACTAGGTATTTGATTGGCATGTAGCAAGAAATCTATGGTTTGGCCTGGGGAGATTGTTATGTAATCGCTGTTTAATGGCTTCGTGTAGCTCGCGTCTGATCCGACGACAGTGATGTTATGGTTGGCGATTTTGAAGAACATGATGTTGTTCATTATTGAATTCACCAGACGGAATAAATAGGTTTTTCCGAATTCCACCGTCACCTTGAACGTATCTGCATGCATGCATGAGTTTAATATTAATTCAATGTGCATGAATATTTAATGATTGATTTATAAATTGGTGTGCATGTACGTACGtgtacaataatatatatatattatttagtttCATggattataattaatattttatagagAATTAAgttaactatatatatatatatatatatatatatatatttcgatcGATCGAATTAAGACATGCAAGTGAAACCTTGTTTTGAGCATGGATATAGATCACCGGGTTGACCATTTAGAAGAAAAGCATCAGAATTATTAGGGTCTCCTCCATTTGCAAGAAATTCCTCCATAACCTCCTGTATATCAGCTTTCCACCATTCCCCTGCAAACGCATGCAAAATCTAATTACATTACACATTGATTGAATAATTAAATGGTGGatgaaaaaattaaacatatatatatatatatatgtaccgATTAAAACGGGGAATTCGTCGGCGGGTTTAGGGAATGGATAGCTCTGTCCATCCTTGGGTAAGATGACGAGTGCGCCGTAGACGGTAGCGCGCGACCAGTCATTGTGTGCGTGCCACCACAGGGTACCTTCCTCGTCGGAGAGCACAATATTGTACTTGAATCTCTGGCCAGGTTTGATGGGACACTGGGTCACGAATTCGGGGCCATCCCACCAAGGATATCTTGGCATTTTCACTCCATGccttgaaaaatatatatatatatatatatatatatatatatatatatatatatatatatatatatatattaattcaaGAGATATTGAAAGCATTATTTTTTATCAAGCAAgcaatttttttgaatatatagTTTAATTTTTGTATACAAGTCGCGACATATATATGGAACGAATCGGATCGAATCGACTAGTACTGTATTTGATTTTCACAAACTGAAGATTTAGGATATGTGCAACGTCTATTATTAACACGCACAACTTAAAGCTTTGAATGAAATTAGCTAATTAAGCAAGAATGTGAGCTAGCTcaaattaaagaaaataatatttctaaGATATTAATTTAGTTGGCAAAACTATCTtattgaatttgttaattcgaATCTCCTATGTTTGTAAAAATCTCCCAAGTTTTTAAATGCCTTGGTAATTAATTAAGTACGTACTACTTATAAACTTTTGTTTAATTTGTGTGTATAATAAGCCTAAAaatcttattatatatatatatatgattaataaaaaatattttaacttaACTAAGCGAAATTAAAAggttataatatatataccaGTGGATGGTTATACTATGATTAGCACGATTAATAAGATCAAcgatgactaaatctccttttttTGCAACAATAGTCGGCCCCGGTGACTGTCCATTTATTGTCAAAATGGTCGTGTTCTCGCAAAGCTTCGTGTATACTGTATCTTCAAGCTGCGCGCATgcatatttataaattaatcacatgcatgaaaattaatataaataaatttcataagaaacatatatcaaattcaacagatgaaaaatagattaattaattgTCTAACAAATTTTGAACATACAACAAAAGTGTAGCTTCGAATTGCGGCATCTGTCGCTGGTACACTACAAAGAAGAACAACAATTGCCAAAGGCAAGATCATAAAAAccttcatatttaatttttattatttttaaaatattgaataCTTTTCTAGCTTATAAGTACTTTGTTGTTTTTCTGGTGAGAGCAAACATTCCAGTATTTATAGTAGCTAGCTAGACGAGGTAGTACTATTGCAACACTTCaacttgaatttatttaaaagTTATATTGTGTAGATCACCACGTATTTTGCACGtttattaattttcaaattaatataTAGTTCGTAGTTGTcctataataataacaatttattAAGAAtctctatattatatatatatatatatatatatatatatatttctagtTGCCAACttgtaaaaattaaaatgataattatttacaaaaatagaataaatgttgttttattttattttttatttattaactcGGAGTATGTTTGTTTACTTCTCTAAAATGTTTTAACGGAAAATTATGAACATCacataaatttgaaaaaattattaGAATTTACAAACTTATCATTTcatctttatttaattcattaaaaAACAGCTCCCCAATACGTAGTTAATATGTGTATTAGACTATTACTTATAAGAACgataaaaaatgatagtaaaTGTACAAAATGGAGTAATATTTGAGACAAtcaagaaaaaaacaaaaacaaatatacATATACCGTTTGGATAATTTTTTGTTAATCTACAAAAGGTCAACAAATTTTTTGTcttattatttgtaatttttcatttttgatcTCGTTAAGagtgaatttatattttcatttttgttATAACTTACAAGTATTACTTTttcggaaaaattatttttttggtcctgtatgtttgtcactttgcgatttcagtcctttatatttttagatttcagttttagtccgctaactttatttttttggcaattttagtactttttccgatgtggcgttgttgtggcaccaattcatgtgtggagctgacgtgtacagtgccacgtaagcatttttgaataaaaaggagcaaaattgccaaaaatcagaacatgcaggactaaaaccgaaatgtgaaaacatagaggaccaaaatcgcaaagtgacaaacataaatgactaaatttgcaatttttcctttctttttcaTTTGTGGTCCTGTTACGATAAATTTCATTTGTAGTCCTGTGACTTGTATattgttttcatttttggtcTTTTAACTTGTatgttagttttattttttatctttttttaatCAGAGTCTATCGTGTTTATCGGTCATTTTATTACCGAAAATGAAAGCAAATAAATTTAAaggataaaaaataaaataacatacaagttacatgactaaaattaaaaattaatcgtAACTGaacccaaaaatgaaaaattataaataatatgagAAAAAATGTAGTCCTCTCTTTGAAAATCTATTCAGACCAATCCTTCCATAGGGTTTGTGGTTGCGTTTTCCAGTCATTgagatgatatgaattcttaatgtatggaagacaaacacgactatattaaaatcgtaccctcaatccaataacaaaagaaatcaagaaattgcccaatcttgaaaacaagtaaaggttttggattattcacctctagtttacttgaaactagcaacaaacaatcacgaagagaaaaacaattgatcacaacgggaccttcagaaaacctgtttctgacaacccacgaggataatcaatcgacaaacgccacaaagttgaaaactttgataagtttgatttttggggtaagcaaaagcttaataaaattctagagagaattttaattgataaatgTAATGcctcgtttttatcttaaatgagtttatttgagttaatcggagattgtagagttcacgagccgacttgattttgatcagagtcctttttgcaaaaattggatttttcagggactaaaacgcaaattgtggattttatatattatctactcttagaaatTGGTTGACAAAGTTTTCATCTCCTTCCCCATTCCTTCCTCCTCCATTGTAGCCGATTCCTTTtgcttccaagctttgggatttcagtccgagctcgatccggccgttggaaattatttctgaaggcagatagtgatcactgcagtgagagctccgttatatcgtaagtttttctacgatcagatacattctagttttttgatgttgttagaatcgttctagattcgagtatgttgttctagacagagttctgatcgttattatctgtcggttttgaattagagcgacgttcggatttgttatgatttttggaagccattttcgaaaatatggattttgagattgatgggtttgctttgttattgttgttttgggcattgatatgaggttatatcagtattgaactgctgtctgcgtttccgttttgttcagtttatagccgttatgccgtcggtttgagttttggattttcgaatcgtttttgtattgattgaagccttggcttgtgagtgatcgtggttgttgatcaactcttgtattcgtacagattcgttggagtttgtcgagccctgtgttagcagcattgttcgtcgagagttggacgaagaacggtaaagagattttcttgaaccgttgtttgttgtttaggttgtatagttgttgatacaatcttttgttgtagcttttccggagttggatctacgacattgaaaggtaaaagcagtcatcgtagcgggataacatactcgggacagttggttctcgagtttcccttaaaatcacatattgcatcgatactggttctagtttatggaacctgtattttgttgattatttgaatgaattatatggctaagtttcttttgtttccatatgcattcatattgagccagcactattgtttcgatgggcagaacagcccttttgttagacgtttgggagctatattcgagtggcctaggacgtagtcgttgcgcctagtgctagcatactcattatagttgctcaaagtctagaggagtgggatacgtggcaccacctcgattaagagagtcggtgagtcgtcacgtgatctcatcctcgggatcccaaaagcacagcagcaatcctttgttatcagatttgatatcccggtttaaagacatgcatttcattacgttgttattgattttgttgttgtcttggaagcatgtttattgttgtattacttgatatgtttcttttactaggattattattctcaccggttatccggctgttgctttgttttgtatgtgtacttggcaacaggaagggcaggatcaagtcaacatagacctggttagcgtccagagcaagagatagaagtgagactcgtttagaagtcgaatcagcatgtcaacctagttatgttttgcaaacatgtttagtcattcgaacttctcgtatttgttttgtaagcaagaaacaaTGTAGGTACtatcgaattgaatgtttctcttccctaaacctttcttgtattgttattggcatgtcaaatactcttaatgcaagtgtttaggttttgattgagtttatttcagtgccttaactcttctgggcgaggggagggcgcgggcgcgcggcctctttgcgaggtatgggcgcgggcgctcttacttagagcgcggcataagcgcgggcgcgcttccttaggcgcgggcgcgctggtttttgcggggcttaggcgcgggcgcgcgagcatccttttaaaaaaaaaaaatattttgggttcttgtttacatatcgcttgttgtctgatattagttgattagaaacgaggtctcacattaagtggtataagagcgttaagattcttggtcgaactagagtgagcgggtagatcgagtttgcgtgtattggctcctcgcatgtgtttgaattattttaactgtgtacttaattccatgcaagcatactttattattgagaattattgaattacatggttatgtgatttaatttataaagcatgatctacttgagatataactgtttctgttatcgactggtatccggtattccaagcggttgtaagggcactgattgtagcgattgagatatctcgtgtcctaacctttgattatcagatgggtcctcgtcgagtgataaacaaaaacacacctccagttatccctgcgactgagcaagctagcactgaagttgatcagttggatgcttcagcaacgcctatggaaaccttgctgaagaggtttcagtcgttcaattagccgttattgatggggtcagaaaatccagttgactgcgagagttggttggatgatattgatcagctattcgattccattgattacacagatgaccgcagaatcaggttagtcattcatcagctacgtggggttgctaagagctggtggatcatgacaaagaaagcaatggagagtagaggtacggaagttacttggacactttttaaatctgaattttataagcgatttttccctatctcgtatcgtaaagataagggagcagagtttgccaacctgaggcaagggaatctgaacattgaagagtacgtggctaagttcgatagtctgttgcattttgcaccgctaattgccgaagatgaagaagctaaggcagatcagttcataaatggtttgaaccccgacgtcttcacgttggtaaataccaacaggcctaacaactttgcggataccatgaatcacgcaaaagggagcggaagcaggcttgtggaggcaaagaggtaaccaggtatcacctcagcaacagaggcagtatcagaacccaccatcttagtatcagaatcagccaccgcagcatcagaaccagcagcaaaggtatgaaggtggaaacagtggggggaacagaaaagatcagtataaagcaagaggtaaacagttcaagaggcaggggaacagttcgtctagttccagtggttcccgacagtttggtacaggacagagctctggatcatcatccttgtactgcagcaagtgtggaggaagacactcaccggatcagtgtgtgggagtctttggcaattgtaacacctgtcagcaaccgggacacttctctaaggtatgcccacagcgtaacagagatagagctcaga
Proteins encoded:
- the LOC140884146 gene encoding laccase-14-like — translated: MKVFMILPLAIVVLLCSVPATDAAIRSYTFVLEDTVYTKLCENTTILTINGQSPGPTIVAKKGDLVIVDLINRANHSITIHWHGVKMPRYPWWDGPEFVTQCPIKPGQRFKYNIVLSDEEGTLWWHAHNDWSRATVYGALVILPKDGQSYPFPKPADEFPVLIGEWWKADIQEVMEEFLANGGDPNNSDAFLLNGQPGDLYPCSKQDTFKVTVEFGKTYLFRLVNSIMNNIMFFKIANHNITVVGSDASYTKPLNSDYITISPGQTIDFLLHANQIPSHYYMASRVYASSGIFDRGIPTGIIEYAGNYTPPTNLTVPDFFEFNDTGAAVAFTNQLKSLADKKHPVDVPQTVDKSLFFTLSVNTRNCSSNSSTSCVRSEGDRLLASVNNITLLLPHTSILNAYYYKIPGVYTKDFPESPLYKFNYTGEITSNLTDPQNGTRVLVLEHNTNVELVFQGTNIVGGIDHPMHLHGHSFYVVGSDLGNFNPDIHPKNYNLKDPPLMETIAVPRNGWTAIRFKANNPGVWFMHCHFERHVSWGMGMTFIIKNGKGGKARMAPPPRDMPKCT